Proteins from one Ricinus communis isolate WT05 ecotype wild-type chromosome 9, ASM1957865v1, whole genome shotgun sequence genomic window:
- the LOC8282142 gene encoding pentatricopeptide repeat-containing protein At5g56310 → MYGIGKKSKKVKKKRGCKMLQWSSSSGAVKQVIWLLNHCSNLKHLHQTHAFMLCRALDHDNLLLSLFIQSSSSLGFSLYAYSLFTSLTHPPNIFLYNTIIRALSLSPQPSLSIFLFNRIQSARLRPDSYSFPFALKAVIRLSATKTGLQFHSQAIRFGLHSHLHVLVSLIRMYSSSHISDARKLFDGIPLTARNVALWNAMLTSYAKICDMPNAQHLFDSMPQRNLISWTALISGYAHINRPHQAIAIFRTMQLQNVVPDEITLLAVLSACAQLGALELGEWIRNYIDIHGLHRNVPLHNALIDMYAKSGNIKRALLIFESMKHKTIVTWTTMIAGLALHGLGTQALEMFSRMERDRVKPNEITFIAVLSACSHVGLVQLARSFFTNMRSRYTIQPKIEHYGCMIDLLGRAGYLQEAQQLLQQMPFEPNAAIWGSLLAASYTHGDAMLGERTLKHLIELEPNNSGNYALLSNIYASLGRWKASRIVRKMMRDRGVKKIPGGSFIEVNNRVNEFIAGETSHPQFDEIYEVIYKINEQSRLSESLEKECFELLEFGEE, encoded by the coding sequence ATGTATGGTATAggtaaaaaaagtaaaaaagtaaaaaagaaacgAGGGTGCAAAATGCTTCAGTGGTCGTCTTCTTCTGGTGCAGTAAAGCAAGTCATATGGTTGCTGAACCACTGCTCTAATCTGAAACACTTGCACCAAACGCATGCCTTTATGTTATGTAGAGCACTCGATCACGACAACCTCTTACTTTCCCTATTCATCcagtcttcttcttctctcgGCTTTTCTCTTTACGCCTATTCTCTCTTTACCTCCCTAACTCACCCTCCTAACATCTTTCTCTACAACACCATCATCAGagccctctctctctccccccaACCTTCACTTTCCATCTTTCTTTTCAACCGCATTCAGTCTGCCCGCTTGCGTCCCGATTCCTACTCCTTCCCCTTTGCCCTGAAGGCCGTCATTCGGTTGTCCGCTACCAAAACTGGTTTGCAATTTCATTCCCAAGCTATTCGCTTTGGCTTACATTCTCACCTTCACGTCCTCGTTTCCCTCATTCGCATGTACTCCTCTTCTCACATTTCCGATGCTCGCAAGCTGTTCGATGGGATTCCCCTCACAGCTAGAAATGTCGCTCTTTGGAATGCTATGCTTACTTCTTATGCCAAGATCTGCGACATGCCAAATGCTCAACATTTGTTTGATTCTATGCCCCAGAGGAATCTCATTTCTTGGACTGCTCTCATTTCTGGCTATGCTCACATCAATCGCCCCCACCAAGCAATTGCCATCTTCCGAACAATGCAGCTTCAAAATGTGGTGCCTGATGAAATCACCCTGCTGGCTGTACTTTCTGCTTGTGCCCAATTGGGTGCTTTAGAGTTGGGGGAATGGATACGTAACTACATTGACATCCATGGTTTACATAGAAATGTTCCTCTTCATAATGCCCTCATAGACATGTACGCAAAGTCCGGCAATATCAAAAGGGCATTGCTtatatttgagagtatgaAGCATAAAACTATCGTAACATGGACAACCATGATTGCTGGACTCGCCCTCCATGGACTCGGAACACAAGCTCTTGAAATGTTCTCTCGCATGGAAAGGGACAGAGTTAAGCcaaatgaaattacttttattgCTGTCCTTTCTGCTTGCAGCCATGTTGGATTGGTTCAATTGGCACGATCATTTTTTACCAACATGAGATCAAGGTATACGATTCAACCCAAGATTGAGCATTATGGCTGCATGATAGATTTACTTGGGCGTGCTGGCTACCTTCAGGAGGCCCAACAACTGCTTCAACAAATGCCATTTGAGCCTAATGCAGCTATATGGGGGTCTCTTCTTGCTGCTTCTTATACTCATGGTGATGCTATGCTTGGGGAGCGTACACTGAAGCATCTGATAGAGTTGGAACCAAATAACAGTGGAAATTATGCActtttatctaatatatatgCTTCTCTAGGTAGATGGAAGGCATCTAGGATAGTGAGGAAGATGATGAGGGATAGAGGTGTTAAGAAGATACCAGGAGGAAGTTTCATTGAAGTAAATAATAGAGTTAATGAGTTTATTGCTGGAGAGACATCACATCCTCAATTTGATGAGATCTATGAAGTTATATACAAGATAAATGAGCAGTCGAGACTTTCTGAAAGTTTGGAAAAAGAATGCTTTGAGCTGCTTGAATTTGGTGAGGAATAG